A section of the Schistocerca cancellata isolate TAMUIC-IGC-003103 unplaced genomic scaffold, iqSchCanc2.1 HiC_scaffold_1092, whole genome shotgun sequence genome encodes:
- the LOC126154494 gene encoding uncharacterized protein LOC126154494 has protein sequence MIKKGLLSDSPNIVHIGPNLKKYLMNVKDNTFGIRPENNDYFIGNTKITFDYDDIIINDKKYIGTDGLLQLLTQKELNDTDYTEDDLNNYKEIAINTNLVYDKYDANSNKVKSSRGYKWMNILGPMWNDIKNNKKTDYFSKSDLSPYINKINNLENKICDKQIIEFSFLTGDELQVFNFEYDFTLRKIIIIGKNINKELKFDDFNIMVSVADKLYEVNNVCYPDDDVSVFINQLTDDCLNYLFDLNGDEVCIVYEYFKKQNTF, from the exons atgattaaaaaaggTCTGTTATCAGATTCACCAAATATAGTACATATTGGACCAAATTTAAAGAAATATCTTATGAATGTTAAAGATAATACTTTTGGTATTAGGCCTGaaaataatgattattttattgGAAATACAAAGATTACATTTGATTATGATGATATAATTattaatgataaaaaatatattgGTACTGATGGTTTATTACAATTATTAACTCAAAAAGAATTGAATGATACTGATTATACTGAAGATGATTTAAATAACTATAAAGAAATAGCAATTAACACAAATCTGGTATATGATAAATATGATGCTAatagtaataaagtaaaatccagTAGAGGTTATAAATGGATGAATATATTAGGACCAATGTGGaatgatataaaaaataataaaaaaacag attatttctcaaagtcagatttatcaccatacataaataaaataaataatcttgaaaataaaatctgtgataaacaaataattgagtTTTCATTCTTAACTGGTGATGAACTACAAGTGTTTAATTTCGAATATGATTTTACACttagaaaaataattattattggtaAGAATATAAACAAAGAATTGAAATTTGATGACTTTAATATTATGGTAAGTGTAGCTGATAAACTATATGAAGTAAATAATG tatgttaTCCTGATGATGATGTATCTGTATTCATAAATCAACTAACTGATGATTGTTTGAATTATCTTTTTGATCTAAATGGTGATGAAGTAtgtattgtttatgaatattttaagaaacagaatacattttaG